From Rhizobium sp. NZLR1, a single genomic window includes:
- the pdxA gene encoding 4-hydroxythreonine-4-phosphate dehydrogenase PdxA, with amino-acid sequence MTIPFSRPLALSQGDPAGIGPDITLMAWLRRRELGLPPFFLIGDPEVLALRARQLNLSVSIGEADKASEAAGMFAEALPVMTVPVGIEVVAGEPHAATAKSTIAAIEKAVSLVIDGEALAVVTNPISKAVLYEAGFRFPGHTEFLADLAARATGRPVTPVMMLSGPKLRAIPVTIHIPVRDVPQALTGELIVETCRIAHEDLRQRFGIEAPRLAVAGLNPHAGEGGTIGKEDEDVIRPAIERLRDEGIDAIGPLPADTMFHDEARARYDVAVCMYHDQALIPAKALGFDDSVNVTLGLPFVRTSPDHGTAFGIAGKGLAREQSLVAALKLAAQLGRSAESRR; translated from the coding sequence ATGACGATACCGTTTTCGCGACCGCTTGCGCTGAGCCAGGGCGACCCCGCCGGCATCGGGCCGGATATTACGCTGATGGCCTGGCTGCGGCGGCGTGAACTCGGGCTGCCGCCTTTCTTCCTGATCGGCGATCCCGAGGTATTGGCGTTGCGAGCCCGCCAGCTCAACCTTTCGGTTTCGATCGGCGAGGCGGATAAGGCCAGCGAGGCCGCCGGGATGTTTGCCGAGGCGCTGCCCGTCATGACAGTACCTGTCGGTATCGAAGTGGTGGCCGGCGAGCCGCATGCGGCAACGGCTAAGAGCACGATCGCGGCAATCGAAAAAGCCGTCTCGCTTGTCATCGACGGCGAGGCGCTCGCGGTCGTTACCAACCCGATTTCCAAAGCCGTGCTCTACGAGGCAGGTTTCCGGTTTCCCGGCCATACCGAATTTCTCGCCGATCTCGCCGCCAGGGCAACCGGCAGGCCGGTGACGCCCGTGATGATGCTGTCAGGACCGAAGCTCAGGGCCATTCCCGTCACCATCCACATCCCGGTTCGGGACGTGCCGCAGGCACTGACCGGCGAACTGATCGTGGAAACCTGCCGGATCGCTCATGAAGACCTGAGGCAACGCTTCGGCATCGAGGCGCCGCGGCTCGCGGTTGCCGGCCTCAACCCGCATGCGGGCGAAGGCGGGACGATCGGCAAGGAGGACGAGGATGTCATTCGCCCGGCGATCGAGCGCCTGCGCGACGAGGGCATCGATGCGATCGGCCCCCTTCCCGCCGATACGATGTTCCATGACGAGGCGCGGGCGCGATATGACGTCGCCGTCTGCATGTATCACGATCAGGCGCTGATTCCGGCCAAGGCGCTGGGTTTCGACGACAGCGTCAACGTGACGCTCGGGCTTCCCTTCGTGCGCACCTCGCCGGATCACGGCACCGCTTTCGGCATTGCCGGCAAGGGACTGGCGCGCGAGCAGAGCCTTGTTGCGGCGCTGAAGCTTGCCGCCCAGCTCGGCCGCAGCGCGGAAAGCCGCCGCTGA
- a CDS encoding peptidylprolyl isomerase: MIDAKKAIATFLAGAAIALLTGVAAPALAASEVKAVVNGTAITSGDVAKRQAFMRLQHTKPDAKAAEEQLIDEALKRQEVSRVHMSVSQQDVDASFARFSSGNKLSVEQMSQILDRAGVGVDHFKGFIAVQMSWPRVVNARYGSTSRLSNYDLVSRMMQNNKQKPVTTEYMLQQIIFVVPQAKRNAITGKRKGEAEASRSKFPGCDQAKVFAATMRDVSVRDLGRMLAPEIPPDWKPLVEQAKGNTTGTRVTDKGVEYLAICSQRQVSDDQAAEMVFRQEDLGKSKADKDASPENDNSKKYLDELRKKAQIAYR; encoded by the coding sequence ATGATTGACGCAAAAAAAGCTATAGCTACGTTCCTCGCCGGGGCAGCGATTGCCTTGCTGACGGGTGTTGCCGCTCCAGCGCTTGCAGCAAGTGAGGTCAAGGCCGTGGTGAACGGTACCGCCATCACCAGCGGCGATGTCGCCAAGCGCCAGGCCTTTATGCGCCTGCAGCATACGAAACCCGATGCCAAGGCTGCCGAGGAGCAATTGATCGACGAGGCGCTCAAGCGCCAGGAAGTTTCCCGAGTCCATATGTCGGTTTCGCAACAGGACGTCGACGCGTCTTTCGCCCGCTTTTCGAGCGGCAACAAGCTTTCCGTCGAGCAGATGTCGCAGATCCTCGATCGCGCGGGCGTTGGCGTCGACCATTTCAAGGGTTTCATCGCCGTGCAGATGAGCTGGCCGCGGGTCGTCAACGCGCGATACGGTTCGACCTCGCGGCTGTCGAACTACGATCTCGTCTCGCGCATGATGCAGAACAACAAGCAGAAGCCGGTGACCACCGAATATATGCTGCAGCAGATCATCTTCGTCGTTCCGCAAGCCAAGCGCAATGCCATCACCGGCAAGCGCAAGGGTGAGGCCGAGGCGTCGCGCTCGAAATTTCCGGGCTGCGATCAGGCGAAGGTCTTTGCCGCAACGATGCGCGACGTTTCCGTGCGCGATCTCGGCCGCATGCTCGCCCCTGAGATCCCGCCGGATTGGAAGCCGCTGGTCGAGCAGGCCAAAGGCAATACGACGGGGACCCGCGTCACCGACAAGGGCGTCGAATATCTGGCAATCTGCAGCCAGCGCCAGGTTTCCGACGACCAGGCGGCCGAAATGGTGTTCCGTCAGGAAGATCTCGGCAAGTCCAAGGCCGACAAGGACGCCAGCCCGGAAAACGATAACAGCAAGAAGTATCTGGATGAACTGCGCAAAAAGGCGCAGATCGCCTATCGCTGA
- a CDS encoding LPS-assembly protein LptD — MAAGDRKYFSKQLVALLVGATLYSYFGSAPVSYGQVSAPDQTIGKKIPAEAKLLLSANELVYNRDADLVSAVGGVQINYAGYKMVAQKVEYNQKTGRMMAVGNVELVSPDGNRIYADNLDVTDNFADGFLNSLRIETADNTRIVAESGQRVGGTMMILNKGVYTACLPCAEDPKRAPFWQVKAKRVIQNGVTHTIRLERARFELLGHPIAFLPFIEVPDNTVKRKSGFLFPTMSLSQNLGFGLSVPYYYVISPSMDATVTGTGYTAQGFLIEGEFRQRFENGTHILRVAGIDQAKPDNFSSGTSDAEASQRGMVASKAEFRINPRWTFGWDVMMQSDNNFSKTYKLRDFTGTDRTNQIYLTGLGKRNYFDMRAFYFDVQDADRTNTAEKQQAIVYPSLDYHYVAPQPLAGGELSADVNLTNISRTHDDFYTVDGFDRFRGLKGQTSRLTTELQWKRTYVTPTGLVITPLLAARGDAFALNMDDPTGYAGNYSDGNSATRSMFTAGLEMRYPILMTTDNSTHILEPIAQIYARPDEQLAGRLPNEDAQSFVFDATSLFDRDKFSGYDRVEGGTRANLGVQYTGTFDSGYKLHGIFGQSYQIAGQNSFATDDLVNVGADSGLETTRSDYVGLGGIETPFGVSVTGSYRLDEKNFEFRRGDLTTAYQNDTFSTQMTFTHLSAQPEYGFASDNDELQTSSKIKFKDYWSIFGGIAWDLNNDVISRRTLGLSYDDECTIFTIAYTDSRDSGDETASDWTIGARLTFRTLGDIKIGSDTLE, encoded by the coding sequence GTGGCGGCAGGCGACCGCAAGTATTTTAGTAAACAGTTGGTTGCCCTGCTCGTCGGCGCGACTCTATATTCCTATTTCGGCAGCGCCCCGGTCTCCTACGGCCAGGTCAGCGCGCCCGACCAAACGATTGGAAAGAAAATTCCTGCAGAGGCCAAGCTTCTGCTTTCGGCCAATGAACTCGTCTATAACCGTGACGCCGATCTGGTGTCGGCGGTCGGCGGCGTGCAGATCAATTATGCCGGCTACAAAATGGTCGCGCAGAAGGTCGAATACAATCAGAAGACCGGCCGGATGATGGCGGTCGGCAATGTCGAGCTGGTCAGCCCCGACGGCAACCGCATCTATGCCGACAACCTAGACGTGACCGACAATTTTGCCGACGGGTTCCTGAACTCGCTGCGCATTGAAACCGCCGACAATACCCGCATAGTCGCTGAAAGCGGCCAGCGCGTCGGCGGCACGATGATGATTCTCAACAAGGGCGTTTACACCGCCTGCCTTCCCTGCGCCGAAGATCCGAAGCGCGCGCCGTTCTGGCAGGTCAAGGCCAAGCGCGTGATCCAGAACGGCGTGACGCACACGATCCGTCTGGAGAGGGCACGCTTCGAGCTGCTCGGCCATCCGATCGCCTTCTTGCCGTTCATCGAAGTTCCCGACAATACGGTGAAGCGCAAGTCGGGCTTTCTCTTCCCGACGATGAGCCTGTCGCAGAATCTCGGCTTCGGTCTTTCCGTTCCTTATTATTACGTGATCTCGCCGAGCATGGACGCGACGGTGACCGGCACCGGCTACACCGCCCAGGGCTTCCTCATCGAAGGTGAATTCCGCCAGCGCTTCGAAAACGGCACGCATATCCTGCGCGTCGCCGGCATAGATCAGGCAAAGCCGGACAATTTCAGCTCCGGCACCAGCGATGCCGAAGCCAGTCAGCGTGGCATGGTGGCCTCGAAGGCCGAATTCCGTATCAATCCGCGCTGGACGTTCGGTTGGGACGTCATGATGCAGAGCGACAACAATTTCTCGAAAACCTACAAGCTGCGGGACTTCACCGGCACGGATCGCACCAACCAGATCTACCTGACCGGACTTGGCAAACGCAATTATTTCGACATGCGGGCGTTCTATTTCGACGTCCAGGATGCCGATCGAACGAACACGGCCGAAAAACAGCAGGCGATCGTCTATCCCTCGCTCGACTATCACTATGTAGCGCCGCAGCCGCTTGCAGGCGGCGAACTGTCGGCTGATGTCAACCTGACGAATATTTCGCGCACCCATGACGACTTTTATACCGTCGACGGATTCGATCGCTTCCGCGGCCTGAAGGGCCAGACGTCGCGACTGACCACCGAGTTGCAGTGGAAGCGCACCTACGTCACGCCGACCGGCCTGGTCATCACGCCGCTGCTTGCGGCGCGCGGCGACGCCTTCGCGCTGAATATGGACGACCCCACAGGCTACGCCGGCAACTACAGCGACGGAAATTCCGCCACCCGCTCGATGTTCACCGCCGGGCTGGAGATGCGTTATCCGATCCTGATGACGACGGATAACAGCACCCATATCCTCGAGCCGATCGCGCAGATCTATGCCCGCCCCGACGAGCAGCTCGCAGGCCGCCTGCCGAACGAAGATGCGCAGAGCTTCGTCTTCGACGCCACCTCACTGTTCGACCGCGACAAATTCTCGGGCTACGACCGCGTCGAAGGTGGCACCCGCGCCAATCTCGGCGTCCAGTACACCGGTACGTTTGACAGCGGTTACAAGCTGCACGGCATCTTCGGCCAGTCTTATCAGATCGCCGGCCAGAACTCGTTTGCCACCGACGATCTTGTCAATGTCGGCGCGGATTCGGGCCTTGAAACCACTCGCTCCGACTATGTCGGCCTCGGCGGTATCGAGACACCGTTCGGCGTTTCCGTAACGGGCTCGTACAGGCTCGACGAGAAGAATTTCGAGTTCCGCCGCGGCGACCTGACGACGGCCTACCAGAACGACACCTTCTCCACGCAGATGACATTCACCCATCTCAGCGCCCAGCCGGAATATGGCTTTGCCTCGGACAATGACGAGCTCCAGACCAGCAGCAAAATCAAGTTCAAGGATTACTGGTCGATTTTCGGCGGCATCGCCTGGGATCTGAATAATGATGTGATCAGCCGCCGGACGCTTGGCCTGTCCTATGACGACGAATGCACGATCTTCACGATTGCGTATACCGACAGCAGGGATTCCGGCGACGAGACGGCAAGCGACTGGACGATCGGCGCACGGCTGACCTTCCGCACGCTCGGCGACATCAAGATCGGCTCAGACACCCTCGAGTGA
- the lptG gene encoding LPS export ABC transporter permease LptG yields MIFGTLSRYFFRRYLVTMGWFLIGVSAISFLLDFSETAGRMSGLPGYTIGGGILMTAVRLPLILQQTVPFIALFVGMTVLIGLNRKYELVVTRAAGISVWQFMFPFIAGSLLLGLLTMTALNPLAAWGQRQALLVESDWRGENAVLRKAPQIPWLRQISGRDDVIIGAQTVQENGTKLIDAVLIHFDSSGQVILRQDAATAKLEDGYWQLNNVVERKAGEIPVRKASVQLRTNLKQDFVQERLTAPETIGFFDLSNRIAAAKSFGISTKALETQFNSLLSQPLLLVAMTFIAATVSLKFSRFNQSRSVILGGILSGFMLYVITVLVKAFGSSGVVPPFVATWIPVIVALALGATILLHQEDG; encoded by the coding sequence ATGATATTCGGGACATTGTCGCGTTATTTCTTTCGCCGCTACTTGGTGACGATGGGCTGGTTCCTGATCGGCGTCTCGGCGATTTCTTTCCTCCTCGATTTCAGCGAGACGGCAGGCCGCATGTCCGGCCTGCCCGGCTACACGATCGGCGGCGGCATTCTGATGACCGCCGTGCGCCTGCCGCTTATCCTGCAGCAGACGGTACCCTTCATCGCGCTGTTCGTCGGCATGACGGTGCTGATCGGGCTCAACCGCAAATATGAGCTTGTCGTCACGCGCGCAGCCGGTATTTCGGTCTGGCAGTTCATGTTCCCCTTCATCGCCGGGTCGCTGCTGCTTGGTTTGCTGACGATGACGGCGCTCAATCCGCTTGCCGCCTGGGGACAACGCCAGGCGCTGCTGGTCGAATCGGACTGGCGCGGTGAGAACGCGGTTCTGCGCAAGGCGCCGCAGATTCCGTGGCTGCGCCAGATCAGTGGCCGGGACGACGTCATCATCGGCGCCCAGACGGTTCAGGAGAACGGAACCAAGCTGATCGACGCGGTGCTGATCCATTTCGATTCAAGCGGCCAGGTCATTCTGAGACAGGACGCCGCGACGGCAAAATTGGAAGATGGTTACTGGCAACTTAACAACGTTGTCGAGCGTAAGGCTGGCGAAATCCCCGTGCGTAAAGCTTCGGTTCAACTTCGCACCAATCTGAAACAGGACTTCGTCCAGGAGCGGCTGACGGCGCCGGAAACAATTGGTTTCTTTGACCTTTCCAACCGCATTGCCGCGGCCAAATCCTTCGGTATCTCGACCAAGGCGCTGGAGACGCAATTCAACTCTCTGTTGTCCCAGCCATTGCTGCTGGTGGCGATGACTTTCATTGCCGCAACAGTGTCCCTGAAATTTAGCCGGTTCAACCAATCTCGCTCCGTGATTCTGGGTGGCATCCTTTCGGGCTTCATGCTTTATGTCATCACCGTGCTTGTAAAGGCATTCGGAAGCAGTGGAGTTGTGCCCCCCTTCGTGGCGACGTGGATACCGGTGATCGTCGCGCTGGCTTTAGGTGCGACAATTCTGCTTCATCAGGAGGACGGCTAG